One genomic window of Hymenobacter sp. J193 includes the following:
- the hemB gene encoding porphobilinogen synthase produces the protein MPNLPTHRPRRNRKSEVIRDMVQETRLTTHDFIYPVFLIEGQNQELPIHSMPGISRFTADRLIDEIGRCVELGVKAFAPFPSINDALKDRLARESANPEGLYLKTVADIKRQFPDVVLMTDVAMDPYSSDGHDGVVDAESGEILNDATLEVLGQMALAQARAGADIIGPSDMMDGRVAWIREVLDQNAFSHVSIMSYTAKYASAFYGPFRDALDSAPKRGDKKSYQMNPANRREALRELALDEAEGADMVMVKPALSYLDVIHDVKTHTNLPVTAYNVSGEYAMVKAAAQNGWLDGERTMMEVLTSIKRAGADAILTYFAKEAAAVLRRG, from the coding sequence ATGCCGAATCTGCCAACGCACCGGCCCCGCCGCAACCGCAAGTCCGAGGTTATCCGGGATATGGTGCAGGAAACCCGCCTCACCACCCACGACTTTATTTACCCCGTTTTTCTGATTGAAGGCCAGAACCAGGAGCTGCCCATCCACTCCATGCCGGGCATCAGCCGCTTCACCGCCGACCGCCTCATCGATGAAATCGGGCGGTGCGTGGAGCTGGGCGTGAAGGCCTTTGCGCCGTTCCCGAGCATCAACGACGCGCTGAAGGACCGGCTGGCCCGCGAATCGGCCAACCCCGAGGGGCTGTACCTGAAGACCGTAGCCGACATCAAGCGCCAGTTCCCCGATGTGGTGCTGATGACCGACGTAGCCATGGACCCCTACTCTTCCGACGGGCACGACGGCGTGGTAGATGCCGAATCGGGCGAAATCTTGAACGATGCCACCCTGGAAGTGCTCGGCCAGATGGCCCTGGCCCAGGCCCGCGCCGGCGCCGACATCATCGGGCCCTCCGACATGATGGATGGGCGCGTAGCCTGGATCCGGGAAGTGCTGGACCAGAACGCCTTCTCCCACGTGAGCATCATGAGCTACACAGCCAAGTACGCCTCGGCGTTCTACGGTCCCTTCCGCGACGCCCTGGACTCGGCCCCCAAACGCGGCGACAAGAAAAGCTACCAGATGAACCCGGCCAACCGCCGCGAGGCCCTGCGCGAGCTGGCCCTCGACGAAGCCGAAGGCGCCGACATGGTGATGGTGAAGCCCGCCCTGAGCTACCTCGACGTGATTCACGACGTGAAAACACACACCAACCTACCCGTTACGGCCTACAACGTGTCGGGCGAGTATGCCATGGTGAAGGCCGCCGCCCAGAATGGCTGGCTCGACGGAGAGCGGACGATGATGGAAGTGCTGACCAGCATCAAGCGCGCCGGCGCCGACGCTATCCTGACGTACTTCGCCAAGGAAGCCGCCGCCGTGCTGCGGCGGGGGTAG
- the rocD gene encoding ornithine--oxo-acid transaminase, producing MEATATTAARSQELMALEDRYGAHNYHPLPVVLSRGEGAFLWDVEGKRYYDFLSAYSAVNQGHCHPRIIGALTEQAQKLTLTSRAFFNDQLGAAEKQLCELFNYDKALLMNSGAEAVETALKLARKWGYQEKGIAPNQARIIVAEHNFHGRTTGIISFSTDPDSTGGFGPYVPGYQVVPYDDLAALEEAVQDPHVCGFLVEPIQGEAGVMVPSDGYLAKAAAICKAHNVLFIADEIQTGLGRTGELLAVCYEGVHADILILGKALSGGVLPVSAVLARNEIMLTIQPGQHGSTFGGNPLASVVLRAALDVLLDEKLTENARALGEVFRERMRRVQAKRPEVVELVRGKGLLNAVIIKPHADGRTAWDVCVTLMERGLLAKPTHGDIIRFAPPLVITEEQLHAACDIIEEVILAF from the coding sequence ATGGAAGCTACCGCCACTACCGCCGCCCGCAGCCAGGAGCTGATGGCCCTCGAAGACCGTTATGGTGCCCACAACTACCACCCGCTGCCCGTGGTGCTCAGCCGGGGCGAAGGCGCGTTTCTGTGGGACGTGGAGGGCAAGCGCTACTACGATTTTCTCTCCGCCTACTCGGCCGTAAACCAGGGCCACTGCCACCCGCGCATCATCGGGGCCCTCACCGAGCAGGCCCAGAAGCTCACCCTCACGTCCCGCGCCTTCTTCAACGACCAGCTGGGCGCGGCCGAAAAGCAGCTGTGTGAGCTGTTCAACTACGACAAGGCCCTGCTGATGAACTCGGGCGCTGAAGCCGTAGAAACCGCCCTGAAGCTGGCCCGCAAGTGGGGCTACCAGGAAAAAGGCATTGCCCCCAACCAGGCGCGCATCATCGTGGCCGAGCACAACTTCCACGGGCGCACCACCGGCATCATCTCCTTCAGCACCGACCCCGACTCCACCGGCGGCTTCGGCCCCTATGTGCCCGGCTATCAGGTGGTGCCCTACGACGACCTAGCCGCGCTGGAAGAAGCCGTGCAGGACCCGCACGTGTGCGGCTTCCTGGTGGAGCCTATTCAGGGTGAGGCCGGCGTGATGGTGCCGTCGGATGGCTACCTGGCCAAAGCGGCCGCCATCTGCAAAGCCCACAACGTGCTGTTCATTGCCGATGAAATCCAGACTGGCCTGGGCCGCACCGGCGAGCTGCTGGCTGTTTGCTACGAAGGTGTGCACGCCGATATCCTCATCCTGGGCAAGGCCCTGAGCGGGGGTGTGCTGCCGGTGTCGGCAGTGCTGGCCCGCAACGAAATCATGCTTACCATCCAGCCCGGACAGCACGGCTCCACCTTCGGCGGCAACCCGCTGGCCTCGGTGGTGCTGCGCGCGGCCCTGGATGTGCTGCTGGACGAGAAGCTGACCGAAAATGCCCGCGCCCTGGGGGAAGTGTTCCGGGAGCGGATGCGCCGCGTGCAAGCCAAGCGCCCCGAAGTGGTGGAGCTGGTGCGCGGCAAGGGCCTGCTGAACGCCGTCATCATCAAGCCCCACGCCGACGGCCGCACGGCCTGGGACGTGTGCGTGACGCTGATGGAGCGCGGCCTGCTGGCCAAGCCCACCCACGGCGACATCATCCGCTTTGCCCCACCCCTGGTCATCACCGAGGAGCAGCTGCACGCCGCCTGCGACATTATCGAGGAAGTCATTCTGGCATTCTAA
- a CDS encoding DUF5522 domain-containing protein, producing the protein MPQPPQPQPLQPGDFYYTPEGYLVFTEQYHRRRGSCCGSGCRHCPWRKKVTRDK; encoded by the coding sequence GTGCCTCAGCCTCCCCAGCCCCAACCCCTGCAGCCCGGCGACTTTTACTACACGCCCGAAGGCTACCTGGTCTTTACCGAGCAGTACCACCGGCGGCGCGGCTCCTGCTGCGGCAGCGGCTGCCGGCACTGCCCGTGGCGAAAGAAGGTGACACGTGACAAGTAA
- the rpmB gene encoding 50S ribosomal protein L28 translates to MARVCDLTGKRTRVGNNVSHANNKTKRKFYPNLQKKRFYIPEQDAWVTLKVATSTIRTINKNGIMSVLKKAKEQGFIVY, encoded by the coding sequence ATGGCCCGAGTTTGTGATCTGACCGGCAAGCGTACCCGCGTAGGCAACAACGTTTCGCACGCCAACAACAAAACCAAGCGCAAGTTCTACCCGAACCTGCAGAAGAAGCGTTTCTACATCCCCGAGCAGGACGCCTGGGTGACGCTGAAGGTGGCTACCAGCACCATCCGCACCATCAACAAGAACGGCATCATGTCGGTGCTGAAGAAAGCCAAAGAGCAGGGCTTCATCGTTTACTAG
- a CDS encoding aminopeptidase P family protein, translated as MAHSLLTTSVRLLLAASLFAAAAPVASAQRAAGPDRPADFLDPAFHKQRRELLRQAMPARSVAVLFAAPVRNRANDVDFQYHQSPDLFYLTGYDEPEAMLVLFKEPQTIGGQAGITEALFVQPRNPQREQWTGRRLGATGVKEQLKLQYTADNKTFAAAGIRWADFGTVLFTELPADVRDDSTDPADLFSLVATFRQQAGIPTDFNPKQVELYRTMQRYGVSNAANIKGYLENLSKEIPALAQDAYVQSYLKATTDAEREKALAARPASRYDNASLNDALDVLRQVKTPEELQHLRKAIRISTVGQQEVMKAVRPDMGEMEIQGLHEYVYKKYGAEFEGYPSIVGAGANGCVLHYITNDKPQVKNDLLLMDCGAEYHGYTADVTRTVPPSGKFSPAQRQIYELVLAAQEAAFQACKPGAEFRAPHKAAEQVIADGLIKLGIIQKPEEARRYFPHGTSHYLGLDVHDRGTYGPLAANQVITVEPGIYIPEGSPCDQKWWNIGVRIEDDILITPTGWENMSAEAPRTVADIEKLMAKKARWTTSSCPSCSLNSIWLNGLRAKPSSPSGATS; from the coding sequence ATGGCTCACTCTCTACTCACTACGTCGGTGCGGCTGCTGCTGGCCGCCAGCCTTTTTGCTGCCGCGGCGCCGGTAGCTTCCGCCCAGCGCGCCGCCGGCCCCGACCGTCCCGCCGATTTTCTGGACCCGGCTTTTCATAAGCAGCGGCGCGAATTGCTGCGCCAGGCCATGCCGGCCCGGTCGGTGGCCGTGCTGTTTGCAGCGCCGGTGCGCAACCGCGCCAACGACGTTGACTTTCAGTACCACCAGAGTCCCGACCTGTTTTACCTGACCGGCTACGACGAGCCGGAGGCCATGCTGGTACTGTTCAAAGAGCCGCAGACGATAGGCGGACAGGCGGGCATCACCGAGGCCTTGTTTGTGCAGCCCCGCAACCCCCAGCGCGAGCAGTGGACCGGCCGCCGCCTGGGTGCCACCGGGGTCAAAGAGCAGCTCAAGCTGCAGTACACGGCCGATAATAAGACCTTTGCCGCTGCCGGCATCCGGTGGGCCGACTTCGGCACGGTGCTGTTTACGGAGCTGCCCGCCGACGTGCGCGACGACTCCACCGACCCCGCCGACCTGTTCAGCCTCGTGGCCACGTTCCGGCAGCAGGCCGGTATTCCCACCGATTTCAACCCCAAGCAGGTGGAGCTGTACCGCACCATGCAGCGCTACGGCGTGAGCAACGCGGCCAACATCAAAGGCTACCTCGAAAACCTGAGCAAGGAAATACCCGCGCTGGCCCAGGATGCCTACGTGCAGAGCTACCTGAAAGCCACCACCGATGCCGAGCGGGAAAAAGCCCTGGCCGCCCGCCCCGCCAGCCGCTACGATAATGCCTCCCTCAACGACGCGCTGGACGTGCTGCGCCAGGTCAAAACTCCGGAGGAGCTCCAGCACCTGCGGAAAGCTATTCGCATCAGCACCGTGGGCCAGCAGGAGGTAATGAAAGCCGTGCGCCCGGATATGGGCGAAATGGAAATTCAGGGCCTGCACGAATACGTGTACAAGAAGTATGGTGCCGAGTTTGAAGGCTACCCCAGCATTGTGGGTGCCGGCGCCAACGGCTGCGTGCTGCACTACATCACCAACGACAAGCCCCAGGTGAAAAACGACCTGCTGCTGATGGACTGCGGCGCCGAGTACCACGGCTACACCGCCGACGTGACGCGCACGGTGCCACCTTCCGGCAAGTTCAGCCCGGCCCAGCGGCAGATTTACGAGCTGGTGCTGGCAGCTCAGGAGGCCGCTTTTCAGGCCTGCAAGCCCGGGGCCGAGTTCCGGGCTCCGCACAAAGCAGCTGAGCAGGTCATTGCCGACGGCCTGATTAAGCTGGGCATTATTCAGAAGCCGGAAGAGGCCCGTCGCTATTTCCCGCACGGCACCTCGCACTACCTGGGCCTCGACGTGCACGACCGGGGCACGTACGGCCCGCTGGCGGCCAACCAGGTTATTACCGTGGAGCCCGGTATTTATATCCCCGAGGGCAGCCCCTGCGACCAGAAGTGGTGGAATATCGGTGTGCGCATCGAAGACGACATACTGATTACCCCTACCGGCTGGGAAAACATGTCGGCCGAGGCGCCGCGCACCGTGGCGGACATCGAGAAGCTGATGGCCAAAAAAGCGCGCTGGACGACTTCAAGCTGCCCAAGCTGTAGCCTGAATAGTATCTGGCTGAATGGCTTGCGGGCGAAGCCATCCTCTCCGAGTGGCGCAACAAGCTAA
- the rpmG gene encoding 50S ribosomal protein L33: protein MAKKGNRVQVILECTEHKNSGQPGTSRYITTKNRKNTPERIELKKFNNVLRKMTVHKEIK, encoded by the coding sequence ATGGCTAAGAAAGGCAACCGGGTGCAGGTAATCCTTGAATGCACTGAGCATAAGAACTCGGGGCAGCCGGGCACCTCGCGCTACATCACCACCAAGAACCGTAAGAACACGCCTGAGCGTATTGAATTGAAGAAATTCAACAACGTGCTCCGGAAGATGACCGTTCACAAGGAAATTAAGTAA
- a CDS encoding DUF4295 domain-containing protein, translated as MAKKVVATLKTATGKDWAKVIRAVKSEKTGAYTFREEMVPVDKVQDYLATGVK; from the coding sequence ATGGCTAAGAAAGTAGTAGCAACCCTGAAGACGGCTACCGGCAAAGACTGGGCGAAGGTGATTCGCGCCGTGAAATCGGAGAAAACTGGTGCCTATACTTTCCGCGAGGAAATGGTGCCCGTTGATAAAGTGCAGGATTACCTCGCCACCGGCGTTAAGTAA
- a CDS encoding DMP19 family protein, translating into MTSVPSSTGPVDSSVIVSKDSFDNPDAYAVVYSNITFVNALRSSYFTNQELAPDALRSYYVDYYLAQVNNGGFSQFVYNSGWDADMVRTVREGLASMEARQHLALFERGAQLIDGLGAAGLQAYLEDDYWGDNDTRDELNSIGDEFFQLSEQEDLVDLNARWLRGLPNLRVLTIPQMEAEVDRRIAALPDFAFREAQARANEPRYYKVSRALCKQAGQELVSVNAFDGARYQGRKVQATHISTNQGHHYWFEENGRAFLLNTKGRLVTELDITASLTD; encoded by the coding sequence GTGACTTCAGTACCCTCCTCCACCGGGCCGGTTGACTCGTCGGTTATTGTATCCAAGGACAGCTTCGATAACCCGGATGCCTACGCAGTGGTGTATTCCAACATCACGTTTGTGAATGCGTTGCGTAGCAGCTACTTCACCAATCAGGAGTTGGCTCCCGATGCCCTGCGCAGCTACTACGTGGACTATTACCTGGCTCAGGTAAATAATGGTGGCTTCTCGCAGTTTGTCTATAACTCGGGCTGGGACGCGGATATGGTGCGTACTGTTCGGGAGGGGTTGGCATCCATGGAAGCCCGGCAACATCTGGCTTTGTTTGAGCGCGGGGCTCAGCTGATTGATGGGCTTGGAGCCGCCGGCCTGCAGGCATATCTGGAGGATGACTATTGGGGCGACAACGACACGCGTGACGAACTCAACAGCATCGGGGATGAGTTCTTCCAACTTTCCGAGCAGGAAGATTTGGTTGACCTGAATGCCCGCTGGCTTCGAGGCCTGCCTAACCTGCGCGTGCTAACCATTCCGCAAATGGAAGCGGAAGTAGACCGGCGGATAGCGGCCCTGCCTGACTTTGCCTTCCGGGAAGCCCAGGCGCGAGCCAATGAGCCGCGCTATTACAAAGTGTCCCGCGCCTTGTGCAAGCAGGCTGGCCAGGAGCTGGTGAGCGTGAATGCGTTTGATGGAGCACGCTACCAGGGCCGTAAGGTCCAGGCTACCCACATCAGTACCAATCAGGGCCACCACTACTGGTTTGAAGAAAATGGCCGAGCTTTCCTTCTCAATACCAAGGGTCGGCTGGTTACGGAGCTGGATATCACTGCCAGCCTAACCGACTAG
- the ftsY gene encoding signal recognition particle-docking protein FtsY, with translation MGLFDFFKKDKESKEQQQALDEGLQKTKTNFFDQLSKAVVGKSTVDEAVLDDLETLLVHADVGIDTTVKVIDRIEKRVARDKYVSTSELDRILREEIVELLDRNSGATGSRAILDRPDNTGQPFVIMVVGVNGVGKTTTIGKLAHRFHSAGKKVVLGAADTFRAAAVDQLIIWGQRVGVPVISHGMNTDPAAVAFDAVQKGVELGADVVIIDTAGRLHNKVNLMNELSKIKRVMQKVIPDAPHEVLLVLDGSTGQNAFLQAKEFTKATEVTALAITKLDGTAKGGVVIGISDQLQVPVRYIGVGEKMTDLQLFDRHTFVNSLFKK, from the coding sequence ATGGGACTTTTCGATTTTTTCAAGAAGGACAAGGAAAGCAAGGAGCAACAGCAGGCGCTTGATGAGGGCCTGCAGAAAACCAAAACCAACTTCTTCGACCAGCTTAGCAAGGCCGTGGTGGGCAAAAGCACCGTGGACGAGGCCGTGCTCGACGACCTCGAAACCCTGCTCGTGCACGCCGATGTGGGCATCGATACCACGGTGAAGGTCATCGACCGCATCGAAAAGCGCGTGGCCCGCGACAAGTACGTGAGCACCTCGGAGCTGGACCGCATCCTGCGTGAGGAAATAGTGGAGCTGCTAGACCGCAACAGCGGCGCTACCGGCTCCCGCGCCATCCTCGACCGCCCCGACAATACCGGGCAGCCTTTCGTGATTATGGTGGTAGGCGTGAATGGCGTAGGCAAAACCACTACTATCGGCAAGCTGGCTCACCGCTTTCACAGCGCCGGCAAGAAAGTGGTGCTGGGTGCCGCCGATACCTTCCGGGCCGCTGCCGTAGACCAGCTCATCATCTGGGGGCAGCGCGTGGGCGTGCCCGTGATTTCGCACGGCATGAACACCGACCCGGCCGCCGTAGCCTTCGATGCGGTGCAAAAAGGCGTAGAGCTGGGCGCCGACGTGGTCATCATCGACACGGCCGGCCGCCTGCACAACAAGGTGAACCTGATGAACGAGCTCAGTAAGATCAAGCGCGTGATGCAGAAGGTGATTCCCGATGCGCCCCACGAGGTATTGTTGGTGCTCGATGGCAGCACCGGCCAGAATGCTTTCCTGCAGGCCAAGGAGTTCACCAAAGCCACCGAGGTAACAGCCCTGGCTATCACCAAGCTCGACGGTACGGCCAAGGGCGGCGTGGTTATCGGCATCAGCGACCAGCTCCAGGTGCCGGTGCGCTACATCGGAGTGGGCGAAAAAATGACCGACCTGCAGCTTTTCGACCGGCACACGTTCGTGAACTCGCTGTTCAAGAAGTAG
- a CDS encoding acyltransferase, translated as MQPVSTLPPTTSETSVVRLPSFLSQKLRFWSLVAMVLLVYVHAYNLHPRYLQPWTAVDEPLTVGSWLQYFLANGLLRFRIPILFAISGYLFAYHDTRAPHKERVRRRLRTLLVPYLLWSAFGLAFTWALEQYPATRQLVLNAGLSIFGPDNALVSGYSPGQLLLRWLLFPVPFQLWFLRSLLVYNLAYPWIRTAVERGPWVYFSVAGLLWFTEFGIPPLFEGTGLVFFALGVWLRKTEFNVLAPPRWFRLGLFAAVWVGLLALKTWLAFCFEHPPFLLMLFLHKTAEALGVLVMWFGTDGLVRVAMSQRWFNWLTGFSFMIYVLHVPLANYVTETALRAWPSQNLLVFLLLPLAIVALAVLLGAALRRLVPGVYSVLTGGRGL; from the coding sequence ATGCAGCCTGTCTCTACGCTCCCGCCTACTACTTCCGAAACGTCTGTTGTCCGCTTGCCCTCATTCCTGAGTCAGAAGCTCCGGTTCTGGTCCTTGGTGGCCATGGTGCTGCTGGTATACGTGCACGCTTACAACCTGCACCCGCGTTATCTGCAACCCTGGACGGCCGTAGACGAGCCGCTGACGGTGGGCTCGTGGCTCCAATATTTTCTGGCCAATGGGCTGCTGCGTTTCCGCATCCCTATCCTGTTCGCCATTTCCGGCTACCTGTTCGCCTATCACGATACCAGGGCCCCACACAAAGAGCGGGTAAGGCGACGCCTGCGTACGCTGCTGGTGCCCTATCTGCTGTGGAGCGCTTTTGGCTTGGCCTTCACCTGGGCGCTGGAACAGTATCCCGCTACCCGGCAGCTGGTGCTGAATGCCGGGCTAAGCATTTTTGGCCCCGATAATGCCTTGGTGAGCGGCTACAGCCCCGGCCAGCTGCTGCTGCGGTGGCTGCTGTTTCCGGTGCCCTTTCAGCTGTGGTTTCTGCGGAGTCTGCTGGTGTACAACCTGGCTTACCCGTGGATTCGCACGGCGGTGGAGCGCGGGCCCTGGGTTTATTTCTCCGTTGCGGGCCTGCTGTGGTTTACTGAGTTTGGCATCCCGCCCCTTTTTGAAGGCACGGGGCTGGTGTTTTTTGCCCTGGGCGTGTGGCTTCGCAAAACGGAGTTCAATGTGCTGGCGCCCCCGCGCTGGTTTCGGCTGGGGCTGTTTGCGGCGGTGTGGGTGGGGCTGCTAGCCCTGAAAACCTGGCTGGCCTTTTGCTTCGAGCACCCGCCCTTTCTGCTGATGCTGTTTCTGCACAAAACGGCGGAGGCCCTGGGCGTGCTGGTCATGTGGTTTGGCACCGACGGCCTGGTGCGGGTGGCTATGAGCCAGCGCTGGTTTAACTGGCTTACAGGCTTCTCCTTTATGATTTATGTGCTGCACGTGCCGCTGGCCAATTACGTCACCGAGACGGCCCTACGCGCCTGGCCTAGCCAGAACCTGCTGGTGTTCCTGCTGCTGCCTTTGGCCATTGTGGCCCTGGCGGTGCTGTTGGGGGCAGCGTTGCGGCGCTTGGTGCCGGGTGTTTATAGCGTGCTCACAGGCGGGCGGGGACTATAA
- the rimO gene encoding 30S ribosomal protein S12 methylthiotransferase RimO, with translation MKVRSQQANKVNVITLGCSKNLVDSEVLMGQLRANNFDVTHEAATSDANIVIINTCGFIDNAKQESIDTILRYADEKEAGKLEKLYVTGCLSQRYKDDLEVEIPQVDAFFGTLELPQLMKKLEADYMHELVGERLLTTPAHYAYFKIAEGCNRPCSFCAIPLMRGKHVDRPIEDLVKEAKRLASMGTKELILIAQDLTYYGLQHYGERKLADLLRNLSDVNGIDWIRLQYAYPSQFPMDALDVMNERENICKYLDMPLQHISDNMLKTMRRGISKRRTVELVDTIRQRVPNIALRTTLIAGHPGETQQDFEDLYNFVEETRFDRLGIFTYSHEDNTHSFSLPDDVPADVKQDRADQIMELQQGISMELNEEKVGQTYKVLFDRKESGYFVGRTQFDSPEVDNEVLVPATKGTYVRLGDFAQVQITEASDFDLYGKLV, from the coding sequence ATGAAAGTAAGAAGCCAGCAGGCCAATAAAGTCAACGTCATCACCCTGGGCTGCTCCAAGAACCTCGTCGACTCGGAGGTGCTGATGGGACAGTTGCGCGCCAATAACTTCGACGTTACCCACGAAGCCGCTACGAGCGACGCCAACATCGTCATCATCAACACCTGCGGCTTTATCGATAACGCCAAGCAGGAAAGCATCGACACCATCCTGCGCTACGCCGACGAAAAAGAAGCCGGTAAGCTGGAGAAGCTCTACGTGACGGGCTGCCTGTCACAGCGCTACAAAGACGACCTGGAGGTGGAAATTCCGCAGGTAGATGCCTTTTTTGGTACGCTGGAGCTGCCTCAGCTGATGAAGAAGCTGGAGGCCGACTACATGCACGAGCTGGTAGGCGAGCGGCTGCTGACCACGCCCGCGCACTACGCCTACTTCAAGATTGCCGAGGGCTGCAACCGGCCCTGCTCGTTCTGCGCCATCCCGCTCATGCGCGGCAAGCACGTCGATAGGCCCATCGAAGATCTGGTGAAGGAAGCCAAGCGCCTGGCCAGCATGGGTACCAAAGAGCTGATTCTGATTGCCCAGGACCTGACCTACTACGGCCTGCAGCACTACGGCGAGCGGAAGCTGGCCGACCTGCTCCGCAACTTATCCGATGTGAACGGCATCGACTGGATCCGGCTGCAGTACGCCTACCCCTCGCAGTTTCCGATGGATGCGCTGGACGTGATGAATGAGCGGGAAAACATCTGCAAGTACCTGGATATGCCCCTGCAGCACATTTCCGACAACATGCTGAAAACCATGCGCCGGGGCATCAGCAAGCGGCGCACCGTGGAGCTGGTGGATACCATCCGTCAGCGCGTGCCCAACATTGCCCTGCGCACTACGCTTATTGCCGGCCACCCCGGCGAGACGCAGCAGGATTTTGAGGACCTGTACAACTTCGTGGAAGAAACCCGCTTCGACCGGCTGGGCATCTTCACGTACTCCCACGAGGACAACACGCACTCCTTCTCCCTGCCCGACGATGTGCCGGCCGACGTGAAGCAGGACCGCGCCGACCAGATCATGGAGCTGCAGCAGGGCATTTCGATGGAGCTGAACGAGGAGAAAGTAGGCCAGACCTATAAGGTGCTCTTCGACCGCAAGGAAAGTGGCTACTTCGTGGGCCGCACCCAGTTTGACTCGCCGGAGGTAGACAACGAAGTGCTGGTACCCGCCACCAAAGGCACCTACGTGCGCCTCGGCGACTTTGCCCAGGTGCAAATCACTGAGGCTTCCGACTTCGACCTGTACGGCAAGCTGGTATAG
- the bshC gene encoding bacillithiol biosynthesis cysteine-adding enzyme BshC, whose product MSVSTLSYAATGAFSPLLTDYLARHEALTPFYHRFPTLEAFAAQLEEKQTAYAPEARQRLVAALREQYATLPEVHPAVQANLALLEKDTTFTITTGHQLNLLTGPLYFIYKIVTAVKLARQLKAHYPQYDFVPVYWMATEDHDFAEINHFSLFGKQYEWNAPETGGPVGRLPLTGLREELLDQLPADVPAAFREAYEQSGTLSEATRRLTHALFGELGLVSLDADVPALKQALVPVLEKEIKEQASNRAVQQANAQLEAAGYKPQVYSRPLNLFFLTDAGKRERLEYDAAQDCVQITVRNTGRCHSQQELLALAQEHPEFFSPNVVLRPLYQELLLPNLCYIGGGAEVAYWFQLKGVFEENGVPFPILLPRNSAQYIGKASAGKLRKLGLTALDIFRPLPELKKQVGASLGQEEVSLQEQQEQLAAAFRQISDLAQRLDPTLVRTVAAEQQKVTGIVAGLEKRLSKAAEAKHETAYGQLTVLKDKLMPGGHLQERQDNVLNILINNPGFINQLLEAFDPLALEFTVLEEE is encoded by the coding sequence ATGTCTGTTTCGACTTTGAGCTACGCCGCTACCGGCGCGTTTTCCCCGCTGCTCACCGATTACCTGGCCCGTCACGAAGCCCTCACGCCCTTCTATCACCGCTTTCCTACGCTGGAAGCGTTTGCCGCTCAGCTAGAGGAAAAGCAAACCGCGTATGCGCCCGAAGCCCGGCAACGGCTGGTAGCCGCGCTGCGGGAGCAGTACGCCACCCTGCCCGAGGTGCACCCGGCTGTGCAGGCCAACCTCGCGCTGCTCGAAAAGGACACCACGTTCACCATCACCACCGGGCACCAGCTCAACCTGCTCACCGGGCCGCTGTACTTCATCTATAAAATTGTGACGGCCGTGAAGCTGGCCCGCCAGCTCAAAGCCCACTATCCGCAGTACGATTTTGTGCCGGTGTACTGGATGGCCACCGAAGACCACGACTTCGCCGAAATCAACCACTTCAGCCTGTTTGGCAAGCAATACGAGTGGAACGCCCCCGAAACCGGTGGTCCGGTAGGCCGCCTGCCCCTAACGGGTCTGCGCGAAGAGCTGCTCGACCAGCTGCCTGCCGACGTGCCCGCCGCGTTCCGCGAGGCCTACGAGCAGTCGGGGACGCTAAGCGAGGCTACCCGCCGCCTTACCCACGCTTTGTTCGGGGAGCTGGGGCTGGTGAGCCTCGATGCTGACGTGCCCGCGCTCAAACAGGCCTTGGTGCCAGTGCTGGAAAAAGAAATCAAGGAGCAGGCTTCCAACCGCGCGGTGCAGCAGGCCAACGCCCAGCTGGAAGCCGCTGGCTACAAGCCCCAGGTGTACTCGCGCCCCCTCAACCTGTTCTTCCTCACCGACGCCGGCAAGCGGGAGCGGCTGGAGTACGACGCGGCCCAGGACTGCGTGCAGATAACCGTGCGCAACACCGGCCGCTGCCACTCCCAACAGGAACTGCTGGCGCTGGCCCAGGAGCACCCCGAGTTTTTCAGCCCCAACGTAGTGCTGCGGCCCTTGTACCAGGAACTGCTGCTACCCAACCTTTGCTACATTGGGGGCGGGGCCGAGGTGGCGTACTGGTTCCAGCTGAAAGGCGTATTCGAGGAAAACGGCGTGCCCTTTCCTATTCTGCTGCCCCGCAACTCGGCCCAGTACATTGGCAAGGCCAGCGCGGGCAAGCTGCGCAAGCTGGGCCTGACGGCCCTCGACATCTTCCGGCCGCTGCCCGAGCTGAAAAAGCAGGTGGGTGCCAGCCTGGGCCAGGAGGAAGTGAGTCTGCAGGAGCAGCAGGAGCAGCTGGCCGCCGCCTTCCGGCAGATAAGCGACCTGGCCCAGCGTCTCGACCCCACCCTGGTGCGTACCGTAGCCGCCGAGCAACAGAAGGTAACGGGCATTGTAGCCGGGCTGGAAAAGCGCCTGAGCAAGGCCGCCGAAGCCAAGCACGAAACCGCCTACGGTCAGCTCACGGTCCTTAAAGACAAGCTCATGCCCGGCGGCCACCTGCAGGAGCGCCAGGACAACGTCCTCAACATTCTCATCAATAACCCCGGGTTCATCAACCAGTTGCTGGAAGCCTTCGACCCGCTGGCCTTGGAGTTTACGGTGCTGGAAGAGGAGTAG